The proteins below are encoded in one region of [Limnothrix rosea] IAM M-220:
- a CDS encoding NACHT domain-containing protein gives MPKQSYGAIPKGRSRSLLFALLDFANDSLDADEEQIDRLRSQIETQWQSSERLVVRTKLRYLQTLSRLATPDIPLTLPQIKTALKHFTNFLEILEDNRTITRGSENWHFTLTFWGDRWDREYNLGCFERVWESRRSGGVAPEKTLISGVEKKGDRRNWYRICRDGLNTRLTSNPLTAGDGMEFDLGDLYVPLGVVKNSFSDSNAEEEIEFISYTPQSFVENYRGSTEPQRFAIIGEPGTGKTTFLQQLALHLSDTEICLPVWISLADLEGRSLEDYLTTTWLRKVLKQFIIEPEILHEFVGLIAQGRVWLLLDALDEMGDTSSRAAANLERECQGWLGNAHIVLTCRNTVWHSGKNALAYFESYRCQSFGADNNQISCFVRQWFQHNLPLGDRLLEELYRAVNHRIHSVVAHPLYLTLLCRIWQLTQGKLPTTKAILYRQFVTAFYEWKQDAFPTTRIQQKNLNQALAQLALQGMQDYPQRFRFRQREIEQCFDRINPDLLTLALQLGWLDVVGHSETTGEKIYGFYHQTFQEYFAATAIAQWQDFIQLDINGKIYRPIFDYSWQEIILLWLGREDIATAEKEDFLEILWTWQDACGGFYDLKAICLVGKGLAEFSDFSRAKAVIQTLVQWRFETPQNAPILPTPIVEQAGIALSRSDRQLTVPALETFLDQTENPFDQWLAAHSLGKNHDPANKKAIATLEKLLQKDIDVSVKLNLCRSLGLIEPNNETVLQTLTHLLKTESNISILRKAALRLGRLQPNHPLAVQTLERLLEKATDTHQRGNILDTLALIAPQNTAVETHVKPTITKAKSPRAKSRKIKQKSPKELQFATETILRKLEADLPLHKRISLIVKLSNYDPPHPIIIPSLIEGLAIARRKATLKLIVETLDNLVATSQLPEILPPIRDIYLNPKTPAPGQRACYKLLWEWSKELDYDKFLHLWHLKN, from the coding sequence ATGCCGAAGCAAAGTTATGGAGCTATTCCCAAAGGGCGATCTCGGTCGTTATTATTTGCCCTGCTGGATTTTGCCAATGATTCCCTTGATGCGGATGAAGAGCAAATTGATCGGCTGCGGAGCCAAATCGAAACGCAATGGCAATCTTCCGAGCGATTAGTCGTACGAACGAAATTACGCTATCTGCAAACGTTATCGCGATTGGCTACACCGGACATACCGTTAACTTTGCCGCAAATTAAAACGGCGCTCAAGCATTTCACTAATTTTCTCGAAATTCTTGAGGACAATCGCACCATTACGCGCGGCTCGGAAAATTGGCATTTTACGCTAACCTTTTGGGGCGATCGCTGGGATCGTGAGTACAATTTAGGGTGTTTTGAGCGGGTTTGGGAAAGTCGGCGTTCTGGTGGTGTGGCTCCCGAAAAAACGTTAATCTCTGGTGTAGAAAAAAAGGGCGATCGCCGCAATTGGTACAGAATTTGTCGAGATGGACTGAATACTCGTCTTACCAGTAATCCCCTGACTGCGGGTGATGGCATGGAGTTTGATCTGGGGGATTTGTATGTGCCTTTAGGTGTGGTGAAAAATAGTTTTTCTGATAGTAATGCTGAAGAAGAAATTGAATTTATTAGCTATACACCACAATCATTTGTTGAGAATTACCGAGGGTCTACGGAACCCCAAAGATTCGCAATTATTGGTGAGCCGGGAACAGGAAAAACGACTTTTTTACAGCAATTGGCATTGCATCTCAGCGACACTGAAATTTGCTTGCCTGTGTGGATTTCTTTAGCGGATCTAGAGGGGCGATCGCTAGAGGATTATTTAACAACCACTTGGCTTAGAAAGGTTTTAAAACAGTTTATTATCGAGCCAGAAATACTCCACGAATTTGTGGGATTAATTGCACAAGGTCGTGTTTGGTTATTATTAGATGCCCTCGATGAAATGGGTGATACTTCGAGTCGGGCAGCGGCAAATTTAGAGCGGGAATGTCAGGGTTGGCTCGGTAATGCCCATATTGTTTTGACCTGTCGTAATACGGTGTGGCACTCAGGAAAAAATGCCCTTGCCTATTTTGAAAGTTATCGTTGCCAAAGTTTTGGGGCTGATAATAACCAAATTTCATGCTTTGTTCGGCAATGGTTTCAACACAATCTACCACTGGGCGATCGCCTTTTAGAAGAACTATATCGCGCAGTCAATCATCGCATTCATTCGGTGGTTGCCCATCCTTTATATTTAACGCTATTGTGTCGAATATGGCAGCTTACCCAAGGTAAATTACCGACAACTAAGGCAATTTTATATCGGCAATTTGTAACGGCTTTTTATGAGTGGAAACAAGATGCTTTTCCGACGACTCGTATTCAACAAAAAAATCTCAATCAAGCCTTAGCCCAATTAGCGTTACAAGGGATGCAAGATTATCCCCAACGGTTTCGGTTTCGGCAGCGGGAAATTGAACAATGCTTTGATCGAATTAATCCTGATTTGTTGACTCTTGCATTGCAGTTAGGTTGGCTTGATGTGGTGGGTCACTCTGAAACAACGGGGGAAAAAATTTACGGGTTCTATCACCAAACCTTTCAAGAGTATTTTGCTGCAACGGCGATCGCCCAATGGCAGGATTTTATTCAGCTCGATATTAACGGAAAAATATACCGTCCAATTTTTGACTATAGCTGGCAAGAAATCATTTTGTTGTGGTTAGGGCGAGAGGATATTGCAACGGCAGAAAAAGAAGATTTTTTAGAAATATTATGGACTTGGCAAGATGCCTGTGGCGGATTTTATGACCTTAAAGCGATTTGTTTGGTGGGTAAAGGATTAGCCGAATTTTCTGATTTTTCTAGGGCAAAAGCTGTTATTCAAACATTAGTACAATGGCGTTTTGAAACTCCGCAAAATGCCCCCATATTACCCACTCCCATCGTCGAGCAAGCAGGTATTGCCCTATCCCGCAGCGATCGCCAACTGACGGTTCCTGCCCTCGAAACTTTTTTAGACCAAACCGAAAATCCCTTTGATCAATGGCTTGCTGCCCATAGCCTCGGCAAAAATCACGATCCTGCTAATAAAAAGGCGATCGCCACCCTAGAGAAATTATTGCAAAAAGATATTGATGTATCGGTAAAACTAAATCTCTGTCGGAGTTTGGGATTAATCGAGCCGAATAATGAAACGGTTTTGCAAACATTGACGCACCTGCTCAAAACAGAATCAAACATTAGTATTCTGCGTAAAGCGGCGTTACGATTGGGAAGATTGCAGCCCAATCATCCCCTTGCCGTGCAAACCCTTGAAAGGCTCCTCGAAAAAGCTACTGATACACACCAACGCGGTAATATTCTCGATACTTTAGCCCTAATTGCGCCCCAAAATACGGCGGTTGAAACCCATGTAAAACCAACAATTACTAAAGCGAAATCCCCTAGGGCAAAATCCCGCAAAATCAAACAAAAATCCCCTAAAGAATTACAATTTGCAACTGAAACAATCCTAAGAAAATTAGAGGCGGATTTGCCCCTCCATAAACGTATTTCTCTAATTGTAAAACTTTCAAATTATGACCCACCTCACCCCATCATTATTCCGAGTCTGATCGAAGGTTTGGCGATCGCCCGGCGTAAAGCCACTTTAAAGCTCATCGTTGAAACCCTAGATAACTTGGTGGCAACAAGTCAATTACCGGAAATCTTGCCCCCAATACGCGACATTTACCTCAATCCTAAAACCCCTGCCCCCGGCCAAAGAGCCTGCTACAAACTGCTGTGGGAATGGTCGAAGGAGCTAGATTACGACAAGTTTTTACACCTCTGGCATCTGAAAAATTAG
- a CDS encoding BrnT family toxin, with amino-acid sequence MPNNQSFEFDENKSQTNKQKHGLDFIEAQVLWDDNELIQIRGTSDNEPRFLVIGKIKDKYWTAVITYRLDNIRIISVRRSRINEMRWYES; translated from the coding sequence ATGCCTAACAATCAAAGTTTTGAGTTTGATGAAAACAAAAGCCAGACTAACAAACAAAAACACGGTCTAGATTTCATCGAAGCTCAAGTACTCTGGGATGATAATGAATTAATTCAAATTAGGGGGACAAGCGACAATGAACCGCGATTTTTGGTTATTGGCAAGATCAAAGATAAATATTGGACAGCCGTAATTACTTACCGATTAGATAATATTAGAATTATTTCTGTACGTCGTTCCCGCATTAATGAGATGAGATGGTATGAAAGCTGA
- the brnA gene encoding type II toxin-antitoxin system BrnA family antitoxin, with amino-acid sequence MKAEEFDAKFEAGEDMTEFLDFSTARRPNREKKKVELNLPVWIIRKLESEAEKEGISMQVYLENYLAQQLMTIV; translated from the coding sequence ATGAAAGCTGAAGAGTTTGATGCAAAATTTGAAGCTGGTGAGGATATGACGGAGTTTTTGGATTTCTCAACAGCTAGACGACCGAATAGAGAAAAGAAAAAAGTAGAATTGAATTTACCTGTTTGGATCATTCGAAAGTTAGAGAGTGAAGCGGAAAAAGAAGGGATTTCTATGCAAGTTTATTTAGAAAATTATTTAGCTCAACAGTTAATGACTATTGTATAA
- a CDS encoding cation transporter has protein sequence MVSDCGCAIEARNAKERQTLLIVLGINAFMFVFELILGLVAESTGLIADSLDMLADACVYSISLYAIGRSNILKRRAAKFSGIVQSVLAFFVIFEAIRRFIFGSEPLSLWIIAVGCLALIANSICLTLISKHKNGEVHMRASAIFSANDVIANIGVILSGVLVLLLDSRYPDLIIGLIIAAIVFRGGLKIIQEAQKSNSTYSESS, from the coding sequence GTGGTGTCAGACTGTGGTTGCGCAATAGAAGCGAGAAATGCAAAAGAACGTCAAACACTGCTGATTGTCCTTGGGATTAATGCCTTCATGTTTGTCTTCGAGCTGATACTCGGTCTCGTCGCCGAATCTACAGGTTTAATTGCCGATTCCTTAGACATGTTGGCTGACGCTTGCGTGTATTCCATCAGCCTCTACGCTATCGGCAGAAGCAATATTCTTAAACGCCGAGCAGCGAAATTTAGCGGTATTGTGCAGTCAGTCCTTGCCTTTTTTGTGATCTTTGAAGCGATTCGACGGTTTATCTTTGGTAGCGAACCTTTAAGCCTATGGATAATTGCCGTGGGTTGTCTGGCTCTCATTGCCAACTCTATTTGTCTCACCCTCATTTCTAAACACAAAAACGGCGAAGTGCATATGCGAGCATCGGCAATCTTTTCAGCGAATGATGTCATTGCCAATATCGGTGTAATTCTGTCGGGTGTTCTCGTGTTGCTATTGGACAGTCGCTACCCAGACTTGATCATTGGTCTAATTATTGCGGCGATCGTATTTCGCGGTGGTCTAAAAATTATTCAAGAAGCGCAAAAATCAAACTCTACATATAGCGAATCTAGCTAG
- a CDS encoding TROVE domain-containing protein has protein sequence MSYKFFTSRKQTPQSQPIAGRKAEMVKGRSGGYHFDPGMWTMLKRCLLIGTAQSTFYADKHELTGEFTQVVNQCVAADPARVAKEIAYASDGHAINNSAPIYALTLLSMGDSPDAKRAFIEIFPKVIRTGSHFYEWLSYSKALRGFGKVVRECGTAWLSNTNVKALAYQLLKYQQRHGFTNRDVLRLFHVKPATVEHQALYNWVVKGWDVLPKEAPAKSLEQIWWYEWLKRNPSQTKVAIAAGRLTHEMVAPIGEMDEGAWKLLMQDMPIGALLRNLGSLTEIGVLRAHYNKQLKYVASVLNDRNRLRKGRIHPIDVLKALKTYQSGGKLGRSKKTWNVIPRIVDILEKALEMSFETIPATGKTFLHAVDVSGSMSYYNVSSVNLTCAEIATVMALVSAKAEKNYAIRGFSTSFKDLGIMASDSFQSAMEKTTNQNFGGTDASCAYKWAIKHKFWADVICFWTDCESWAGTQPSQALEKYRRKVNPDVKAVYVTLAPYKLSLVDPKDPNSWDLGGFDPSMPRIIQAIANGDL, from the coding sequence ATGTCATATAAATTTTTCACTTCCCGCAAGCAAACCCCTCAGTCTCAGCCGATCGCCGGACGAAAAGCTGAAATGGTGAAAGGTCGTTCTGGTGGTTATCATTTTGACCCTGGTATGTGGACAATGTTAAAGCGTTGTTTGCTGATCGGTACTGCCCAAAGCACTTTCTATGCCGATAAGCACGAATTGACAGGCGAATTTACCCAAGTTGTAAATCAATGTGTGGCAGCAGATCCTGCTCGCGTTGCCAAGGAAATTGCCTATGCCAGTGATGGTCACGCGATCAATAACAGTGCACCTATCTACGCATTAACGCTCTTATCTATGGGTGATTCCCCTGATGCAAAGCGTGCTTTCATCGAGATTTTCCCTAAGGTAATTCGTACTGGTAGTCATTTTTATGAGTGGTTGAGTTACTCGAAGGCCTTGCGTGGTTTCGGTAAAGTGGTACGCGAATGCGGTACGGCTTGGTTGAGTAACACCAATGTGAAAGCCCTTGCGTATCAATTGCTGAAATACCAACAGCGTCATGGTTTCACGAATCGCGATGTGTTGCGTTTATTTCACGTGAAGCCTGCCACCGTCGAGCATCAAGCCCTCTATAACTGGGTGGTGAAAGGTTGGGATGTTTTGCCAAAAGAAGCTCCCGCAAAATCCCTAGAGCAAATCTGGTGGTATGAGTGGCTGAAGCGTAATCCTAGCCAAACCAAAGTGGCGATCGCCGCAGGTCGTTTAACCCATGAAATGGTTGCACCTATTGGTGAAATGGATGAAGGTGCATGGAAACTCTTGATGCAGGATATGCCGATTGGGGCGTTATTGCGTAACCTTGGTTCCCTGACTGAAATCGGTGTGCTGCGCGCTCACTACAACAAACAGTTGAAGTATGTGGCTTCTGTATTGAATGACAGAAATCGCCTCCGTAAGGGTCGCATCCATCCTATCGATGTGCTGAAGGCGTTAAAAACCTATCAATCTGGCGGTAAGTTGGGTCGCAGTAAGAAAACATGGAATGTCATTCCGCGCATTGTGGACATTCTTGAAAAAGCTCTTGAGATGTCCTTCGAGACAATTCCTGCTACAGGCAAAACCTTTTTACACGCGGTGGATGTATCTGGCTCTATGTCCTATTACAACGTGAGTTCAGTGAATTTGACCTGTGCTGAAATTGCGACAGTAATGGCATTGGTGAGCGCAAAAGCAGAAAAGAACTATGCGATTCGTGGTTTCTCTACTTCCTTCAAGGATTTAGGTATCATGGCTTCCGATAGCTTCCAATCTGCGATGGAGAAAACCACCAATCAAAATTTTGGTGGAACAGATGCCTCCTGTGCCTACAAGTGGGCGATTAAGCATAAATTTTGGGCAGATGTGATTTGCTTCTGGACGGACTGCGAATCTTGGGCGGGAACTCAGCCAAGCCAAGCTTTGGAGAAATATCGCCGCAAGGTAAACCCCGATGTGAAAGCGGTTTATGTGACGCTAGCTCCCTACAAATTAAGTTTGGTAGATCCCAAAGATCCTAATTCTTGGGATTTGGGTGGCTTCGATCCTTCCATGCCTCGCATCATTCAGGCGATCGCCAACGGTGATCTTTAA
- a CDS encoding Uma2 family endonuclease, which produces MVASPVKPKAYRPLGEQRVIFNGLSWADYLKIFNALPQRRNSRLTFDGTNLEITMPLEDHEFALRLIERFILILVFELGMKMKTMGSTTMNREDLQKGSEPDCAYYIQNQPKVAGRNVDFEKDPPPDLVVEVDITNTDIDKNQLYAAMGVPEFWRYNGEILSIYQLVEEKYQECEISPTFPTIQKEDLYHFLAEAQQDEIQAEQNLRNFLRK; this is translated from the coding sequence ATGGTTGCAAGTCCAGTCAAACCAAAAGCGTACCGACCACTTGGAGAACAGCGCGTTATCTTCAACGGATTGAGCTGGGCTGATTACCTCAAAATTTTTAATGCTTTACCTCAACGCCGCAATTCCCGTCTTACTTTCGATGGCACAAACTTAGAAATCACAATGCCTTTAGAAGATCACGAGTTTGCCCTGCGCCTTATCGAACGATTTATCCTCATTCTTGTCTTTGAACTGGGTATGAAGATGAAAACAATGGGTTCAACCACTATGAATCGGGAAGATTTACAAAAAGGCTCTGAACCAGATTGTGCATATTACATTCAAAATCAACCCAAAGTTGCTGGGCGAAATGTCGATTTTGAAAAAGATCCACCACCAGATTTAGTTGTTGAAGTAGATATTACTAATACCGATATCGATAAGAATCAGCTCTACGCAGCGATGGGTGTTCCTGAGTTTTGGCGCTACAACGGAGAAATTTTAAGTATTTACCAGCTAGTAGAAGAGAAATATCAAGAATGTGAAATCAGCCCGACTTTTCCCACTATCCAAAAAGAAGATTTATATCACTTTCTCGCTGAAGCTCAACAAGATGAAATTCAAGCAGAACAAAATTTACGTAACTTTTTACGGAAATAA
- a CDS encoding element excision factor XisH family protein has protein sequence MAKDLFHDLVKKALENDGWTITDDPLMVKVGDTQLYVDLGLEKLVSAERNGEKIAVEIKSFLNPSAMADFHLALGQYVNYRFALEKSEENRKLYLAVPDIAYEKFFKKEFIKMVIEQHNLNLIVYSTDEEEILKWIG, from the coding sequence ATGGCAAAAGATTTATTTCATGATCTCGTTAAAAAAGCCCTAGAAAATGATGGCTGGACAATCACCGATGATCCTTTAATGGTTAAAGTTGGAGATACTCAGCTATATGTTGATTTAGGCTTAGAAAAATTAGTTTCAGCAGAACGTAATGGCGAAAAAATAGCAGTTGAAATTAAAAGCTTTCTAAATCCTTCTGCAATGGCTGATTTTCATTTAGCTCTAGGTCAATATGTCAATTATCGCTTCGCTCTTGAAAAATCAGAAGAAAACCGAAAACTATATCTTGCTGTTCCCGATATAGCCTATGAAAAGTTTTTCAAAAAAGAATTTATAAAAATGGTTATTGAGCAGCACAATCTAAACCTTATTGTTTACAGTACTGATGAGGAGGAAATTTTGAAATGGATAGGCTAG
- a CDS encoding XisI protein has translation MDRLDLYRQIIKDILTEYSQYKPSNGEIEVQLWLDEERDHYQILGVGWDGKKRVYGCSVHFDIKDGKIWLQENNTEIDFAQELVDKGVPKEDIVIGFHTPLFRQYSGYALC, from the coding sequence ATGGATAGGCTAGATTTATACCGTCAAATTATCAAAGATATTCTCACTGAGTACTCTCAATATAAGCCGTCCAATGGAGAGATTGAAGTCCAACTTTGGCTTGATGAAGAACGAGATCATTACCAGATTTTAGGAGTGGGCTGGGATGGCAAAAAACGGGTTTATGGTTGCTCCGTTCATTTCGATATTAAAGACGGTAAAATTTGGTTGCAAGAAAATAATACTGAAATAGATTTTGCACAAGAACTTGTGGATAAAGGTGTTCCAAAAGAAGATATTGTCATCGGTTTTCATACACCACTATTTCGGCAATATTCTGGATACGCTCTGTGTTGA
- a CDS encoding histidine kinase has protein sequence MTTTLSIPDELAEKANVLAKTLGVSLDELSVMALEALLKKYERSSDADLDFEQKMAIAQRGIRKYQEALIELAK, from the coding sequence ATGACTACAACCCTTTCAATTCCTGATGAATTAGCAGAAAAAGCAAACGTTTTAGCCAAAACTCTAGGAGTATCTTTGGATGAACTCTCTGTGATGGCACTAGAGGCATTACTGAAAAAATATGAACGCTCTTCTGATGCTGATTTAGATTTTGAGCAAAAAATGGCGATCGCCCAACGCGGTATCCGCAAGTATCAAGAGGCATTAATCGAGTTGGCGAAATGA
- a CDS encoding type II toxin-antitoxin system death-on-curing family toxin, whose product MKEPVWLNAADIYGIHKEIISVSGGKSGILDVGLIASSLNKAKNVFYYSDDSDIFELAAVYGYGFVKNHCFIEGNIQVGLIAVYTFLVINGYELNAINDDVIKVFSELAASQDSQTTEIEKLSQWLKSNTQSTQI is encoded by the coding sequence ATGAAGGAACCCGTTTGGCTCAATGCCGCAGATATTTATGGCATTCACAAAGAGATTATTTCTGTTTCCGGTGGAAAATCAGGCATTCTCGATGTTGGCTTGATTGCTTCGAGTTTAAATAAAGCAAAAAATGTTTTTTACTACTCAGATGATTCAGATATTTTTGAGCTAGCTGCGGTTTATGGCTATGGCTTCGTGAAAAATCACTGTTTCATAGAAGGAAATATACAAGTTGGCCTCATCGCTGTGTACACATTTCTAGTGATCAATGGCTATGAATTAAATGCAATTAATGATGATGTTATAAAAGTTTTTTCTGAACTTGCTGCTAGTCAAGACTCCCAAACAACAGAGATTGAAAAACTATCACAATGGTTAAAGAGCAATACTCAATCCACTCAAATTTAG
- a CDS encoding YchJ family protein, whose protein sequence is MLISGNLPLSKPCPCGSGDLLSQCCGVYLQGQLAAPTAEKLMRSRYTAYCLKNIDYLFNTEHPNRREPNSRKLITATANNVKWIGLTVVSTAAGQAKNDTGVVEFVAVYQEGHQVAQLHERSQFIKENGKWFYTEGEMLSPIQPKKNEPCWCHSGKKFKQCHGKKR, encoded by the coding sequence GTGCTGATTTCCGGAAATTTACCTTTATCTAAGCCCTGCCCCTGCGGTAGCGGAGATCTATTAAGTCAATGTTGTGGCGTTTATCTCCAAGGACAATTGGCCGCCCCCACGGCTGAAAAATTAATGCGATCACGGTACACAGCCTATTGCCTTAAAAATATCGATTATCTTTTTAACACCGAGCATCCAAACCGCCGCGAACCCAATAGCCGAAAATTAATTACCGCGACAGCCAATAATGTCAAATGGATAGGGTTGACTGTTGTTAGTACAGCAGCAGGACAAGCAAAAAATGACACCGGAGTAGTTGAATTTGTTGCCGTTTATCAAGAAGGTCATCAGGTTGCCCAACTCCATGAGCGATCGCAATTCATTAAAGAAAACGGCAAATGGTTTTACACTGAAGGCGAAATGTTATCGCCGATTCAACCGAAAAAGAACGAACCCTGCTGGTGTCATAGTGGCAAAAAGTTTAAGCAATGCCATGGCAAAAAACGTTAG